AGCAGGCACTCGAACAACCGCTCGCCGATTTCCGCGAGGAAGGCGCCGGCGTCGACGCCCGGCGGGGCGACGGCGATGCCCTGGATGCGGTCGTAGAGGTCCTGCGCCGTGGCGATCAGCGCCTGGATCTCCGACGCGCCGGGCGTGCCCTGGGCGAGGTCGTCGACGAGGTCGACGGCGTCGGCGATGGCGGACGCGAGGCCGGCGTAGGCGTCCGGGAGGGCGGTGGCCTCCCAGCCGAGCTTGCGCATCAGCGCCACGAACTGGTCGGGGTCGGTGAAGGCCTCGCGGAGCGGGTCGACCGCCAGGATGAGTTCGCCGGCGATCAGCTGAAAGGTGTCCTGCGCTTCGTTCATCGCTGCGGGTAGATAAGGGTGTAGTTGCGGTCGATCTCGGCATGCCGCGTCGGATCGATCATGTCGACCAGCACGTAGCGGCATACCGCGCAGAATTCCATCCCGTCGGTATGGCTCTCGCGCATCACGCACGACCCCGTGGGATGGTACAGCCCCTTGTGGTAGGCCTTGCCGCCCGAATACAGCCCCACGATGCGGGGGCGATTCTTGCTGAAGCAGTCCGGCAGGTTGACGTTGCGCTTGAAGATGGGCGCCTGCACGTCGTCGTCGTCCTTGTCGGCCGGCTCCTTGGTGAGCGGCTTCTTTTCCTGGGTGATGTAGTCCTTGATATTTTTCGCCACCATCTCGGCGTACGGGTACGCCGCGGAAAGCACCGAGGCCGGCGCGGGGGTTGGGATGTAGACGACGGAGCCGGCGGGAAACTCGGCGATGTAGTTGGCGGGGTCGACCAGGTTCGGGTACGGAAGGGCCGCGCCGGCCTTGACGCGGACGTGGATCGCGCTGTCGGTCGGCGCCGGATCGACGACTTCCAGCGGCGCGGATAACTTGGGGTTTTTGATGAGCGGCTTCGGGTACTCCCGGAAGCGCAGGTGCACCGTATCCCCCTTCGCGAACCGGTAGCCGTGGCCGAGGCGCAGCGGCAGCCGGAAGGTGCCGCCGCCGGCATCGACGATCGCCGCGGCCAGCACGCCGGCGTTGCGCACGCGGTGCCAGTTCCATTTGACCTCGTCGCCGTGAAAGTCGCCCGCCGCATTTTTGGCGTCGGCCTCCAGGGTGAGGTTGCCGTACTTCTCGTCGATGTCGAGTCCGCCGGGGTCCACCGGCGGCCCCAGCCGCTCGCCGTATTCGTCGCCGATGCCGAAGGAATGCGTGAGTTCGTGGGCGAGCACGCGGCCCCGCTCGTTGTCCGACGCGGCCGGCAGGTCGGCGGTCGAGTAGTCGAGGTCGAGCGCATTGGTGCCGGCCATAGGCTTCACCTTCAGGGCATCGATCACGCTGACGAAGAAGTAGCCGTCGCTGTTGAGGGCGCGGCCGGGCGCGGGCACGAGGATGCACACGAGGTCGTAGTTGTTGGGCCGCGTGCGGTCGGCCCGCTCCGCCCAGAGGTCCTGGACGGGGATGCCGCGCGGATCGCGGAGGGCGCGGAGGAGCACGTCCAGGTTGTCCCGGTCGATCCGATCGCTCCGGTTGAGCTGGATGTCCTTGTAGTCGCCCGAGTCCGCCATGGCGGCCCCGACCCGTACGCCCAGCGGCGTATCCACGTCGTTGATGACGGTCCGCTTCGCCAGCCGCCGCCAGCGGTTGATGAGGTCGTCGTTGACCTTCGGGGCGGGGTCGGGATCGACCTGCGCGGCCCATTCGGCCTTGATGGCGGCGTTGGTGCGCGCCGCGATGGATGGGTCGTCCGTCGGCACGGGCAGGCCGGCCATGTAGATCAGATGCTCCAGCGTCCACCGCCCGGTATGCGAGGCCGGCACCGGCTTCGGCGGCGGCACGAAACGCATCGTCGTGCCCGAGGCATACACCTCCGAGCGCACCGAGACGCCGATTTGATCCGACGGGATGAAGGCGGACCAGAAGTTCATCGACGTGGACAGCACGTCGTAGGGATGGTTGACCGGATTGGTCTTCAGGAAGTGCACCAGCGAATTGACGTAGCCCTCGAAGCGGGTCTTGTCGGCCGGCGTGCTGCCGAATCCATCCCCCAGAAAAAGCACGTTCGGCACCACCTCCGGGTTGATCGTGCCCGGCCATCCGCCGCCGACGACGATGGACACGTCGATGGGGTTGGCGGGCGACCAGTCGGCCGCGACGACCATGTTCGCCGTCGCCGACCGCGCCGCGGCGTCGGCCTGGACGGCGGCAGGGAGGTTGACGGTGATCGGGATGGTGTCGCCCGGGTTGTCGCCGGCGTTGATCCGAAGCCGGCCGCTGCCCTGGACGCGCCCCACGGGCGTCCAGCTCAGCCCCGGGAGACCGCTCAGGTCCCCCACCGTGCCGTCGTCGAACTGCGCGCGAACCGCGAAGCGGTAGGGCGAGAGGGTCGGGCGGATGGTGTCGTACGGGCGGACGGTCAGCCGGCCCGGCGTAAGCCACAGTTTCGTGATGGACTGATGGACGTGGTAGCGGATTTCGTCCCGGTCGATCTCATCCCCGCTCGCCGCGTCGCGGGCGACGACCTCGACGATAAAATTCGATTTGCGCGGGGACGGCAGCGCGTTGGCGAGCGTCGCCACGCCGGTCGTGGTATCGAACGTGATGCCGTGCCCCGTCACCGTGTTGCCGGCGACGACG
This sequence is a window from Rhodothermales bacterium. Protein-coding genes within it:
- a CDS encoding M64 family metallopeptidase, with translation MPIVDLFWARDRDVDIHVIAGAPSPDLRVGHLVLEKDDGTTDFAKNYLDTNADTTVTFTPRFKGVVAGNTVTGHGITFDTTTGVATLANALPSPRKSNFIVEVVARDAASGDEIDRDEIRYHVHQSITKLWLTPGRLTVRPYDTIRPTLSPYRFAVRAQFDDGTVGDLSGLPGLSWTPVGRVQGSGRLRINAGDNPGDTIPITVNLPAAVQADAAARSATANMVVAADWSPANPIDVSIVVGGGWPGTINPEVVPNVLFLGDGFGSTPADKTRFEGYVNSLVHFLKTNPVNHPYDVLSTSMNFWSAFIPSDQIGVSVRSEVYASGTTMRFVPPPKPVPASHTGRWTLEHLIYMAGLPVPTDDPSIAARTNAAIKAEWAAQVDPDPAPKVNDDLINRWRRLAKRTVINDVDTPLGVRVGAAMADSGDYKDIQLNRSDRIDRDNLDVLLRALRDPRGIPVQDLWAERADRTRPNNYDLVCILVPAPGRALNSDGYFFVSVIDALKVKPMAGTNALDLDYSTADLPAASDNERGRVLAHELTHSFGIGDEYGERLGPPVDPGGLDIDEKYGNLTLEADAKNAAGDFHGDEVKWNWHRVRNAGVLAAAIVDAGGGTFRLPLRLGHGYRFAKGDTVHLRFREYPKPLIKNPKLSAPLEVVDPAPTDSAIHVRVKAGAALPYPNLVDPANYIAEFPAGSVVYIPTPAPASVLSAAYPYAEMVAKNIKDYITQEKKPLTKEPADKDDDDVQAPIFKRNVNLPDCFSKNRPRIVGLYSGGKAYHKGLYHPTGSCVMRESHTDGMEFCAVCRYVLVDMIDPTRHAEIDRNYTLIYPQR